A stretch of DNA from Carya illinoinensis cultivar Pawnee chromosome 12, C.illinoinensisPawnee_v1, whole genome shotgun sequence:
acatAATGTAATTAACTACTTAttacatcatttggtatttatatattatattataaaatacaaaattacaatatataaaaattacatatgtAATAGTCCTGTTTTACTGCAGGACAcatgaaaattacatatctaTGGTCTTTTTGCAAGCTATAGTAATTTCCCATAGCACACCTGCATGTCCATTCAAAAGGAAATCAATGTCAAcaaataatacaataaaaatattccaagctgcaaataatgtcaacaaattatataataagCAAATAGATCAACCTTAGTCTATACGACTAGAAGCAAATAAGCACACTAATTGCATTTTCAAATCGTTAACAAGAGGGATGAAGTCTGGCCATAGTCACCGAGGGCTAAATGTGACAAACCAACATTCTTTTAATTTAGGATAAATTACAAAAGCTTTCACCTCCAAACTACCCAGAGCATTTGAAACCTTCTCTCATCAACACAAGAATGATGAGTTGGTTTGTTCCATTTGCCATCTCAAATCACACAAGCTTTTGTGAGCTACTAGGGATTGAGGTTTCCAACCAAACTCAGGTAAGGTTAGATTAGGCTTGAGAGTTTACTAAGTCAGCTTAGAATaataacttatttatatttacaactagTAGTGAATAAATGGGTATTTCAATATCTTAAAACATCAAAACTAGACAATTATGTTGGCAAGATGCCACCAATTATAGGAATCTTTATCTACCAAACAAAAAGCAACAGAAAGAAACTATATCAAAACAAGATGCAGAGCATTGCCATATagcagaaaaaacaaaaataaaaatctcatacaAACACTATCTTCTTTAGATAAAGTatagaagaaacaaaatacTAGAAACAGAATAATCAAAACAGAAaggctcaaaaaaaaaaaaccatgtttAACAGAAAGGAGCAGATCTAGCAAAATAACAacatatactttatacccgGCATTGATCATAGAACAAAACAGACCCAGAATTCAACTATGAGACGTTATAATAACATGGGCCCAAAATTTGCCTGAAGTTTTTGCCTTAGTACGAGTTCATTACAGATTCACATGGTCACTGGCTATAGGATTTGAAAACCAGCAAACTACAAACTCACAAATCCAAATCTAACGCATAAAAATATTCCTCATAGATTCTTCTATTCAAACATTAtcatcaaaacatttccaaatcaacaaaaagagaacaaaatatattcaacagagagaagaaaacaaacccaaattgGCTAGCGGCAATTTCTGTCGAAGGTGATGATCCAAACGTTCAGCGAGAGAGCAACAACGGTAGTCATGACACTAAAGTGGTCCGACGAGAGAAAACGATAGCAAAGGCATAATCTAGTGGCTAGGGCTTCCTcttagaaagagagagagattttggaGCTTCTAATCTGAAGAGTAAAACTCGCCTAGATcatcaaaaatacaaaaaaaatatggtaGATCTGGCCAACCCAAAGACCATTTACGCACTAACAACGTGTTGAAGGAGCCGATCCGACGCACAGCCATGACTACGAAAAAGGCAACCCGGAACTGAGCAGAGCCCCAGAGTGAGATCGAGTGACGGCGACAACATGGAAGAGAAGTCGATCGGTGCTGCAGCTGCTGCTCTTGCTTGGACTTAGAAGAGAGAGGGAAGTTAGATAGAGAAGAAGCGGcttacgagagagagagagagagagagagagagagagagagagagagagagagagagaggtagggtTGAAGTTAACCgggttgttttatatatatatataacccggGTACCAGGTTTTAAACCTGGAATCCAGATTTCATAACCGTATCCGGACCAGATTGGTCCGGATTTTGTAATGcaggtttcggcccggatcaaaTCTGAGCCGAAAGCTTGAACCAAAATCCGGTTATCCAGGTTCCAGACCAAGCCGAAATTGAACACCCCTAGTAAGACGCATCATTTTGGAATACGTCCATCCCCTTCCCCCTTCCCCATCATTTTGGCATACATCCATCGTGATGAAACGAGACGGTCGTCCCCTTCCTCAGCTTAAAGCCGTGGTCCCCTTCCTCATCTCGATGTCAGCCCCTTTCCAAATCTCTCTCTATTAGAAATTGATTTATCAAATCGTACCCGGttgcttgtatatgttttttttttattattattgaagaattatttaatttacaCGATATATCTATTGGCTTATATGTTGATATTAGGTATCGATtgctctgtatttttttttccggTTCTCGTTATTGTTGTTATATGTAGTTGCTGCTTCTATTAGGTTTAATTGTTgcttcttttttggtttctagTCTGTTTCTTTGCATTCGTTGGGACCTTGGGTTTATGGCTGCACAATCGATTTATAAGATCGCatggagaaaaagaaactaaaagaaaGGTAAGTAATTAGTTTGCTCGGTTTATGGTTATGCAATCAATGTCAGCCCTTTCCTCAGCAAGCAAGGGATCTGTGTTGTGAAACGTGCGGCAATTATTGATAAATTATACGGAATGACCAAATGGAAGTGGGGGGAGTGAAAAGACGACAACTAGATGGTGGGTTTTTATTTTGGCCACGAAGTATTTGGTTCTAGGCTCCTGGGAAAGGCTGACTCGGAAAGGCTCATTCACTTGTTTTCTAAACTCTTAAGTATGCTAGaaatggaggaaaagaaataaaactgttatcATTCAAAATGTTGCAGTccagaaatgaagaaaaaatcaaACCTTTTCCCATCGGACAGGGAAGAAGTCTATGCACAAGGAAGCTGACGATAGTGGCAGAGGCCGACGGTGGTGGAGGACTCGACTACTGGTACTCCGTCGGATAAGGATTGAAGAGACGAGGGAAGAAAATTTTTCAGTAGATTTCAGGGAGAGAATTCGCAATTTATACATCAGTGGCATTATTGTAATTCAAAGAAATGTTAAAGACAAAAATGTCCAGATATGCTTGGACAGTCCTGGGGACCGTACGTAGGTAGACGGACTCTTCCTGATGAGGTTCAGGTTCGGTTTGGAATGAGATTTGTGAAACACGTTTTGACTCTTCAGATATCTTCGTCAGCCCCAACCAAACCAATACCacttccttttgttttctttctttcttcctttcaaAATCCACGCACCACCAAATCagataaaccaaaataaaacgAGAATAAATTCCATCCTTGAGTAGAGCCTCTTCTGATCTTCAACTCCGGCTGCGGAAGGTTCAttttatcttcatatttctctggttttttttttttttttactttaatattttattttcgttTTCGCTGTATTGAAGTTTGATTGGATTTATAGTCTACGAATTTGGAAGGTGTGATTTGATAAAGCACGTTTCCGGTTGCGGGGCTGGGACACCTTCGAATCGATCGGTCGGAGGAGCGTCAGAGAAATTCAAACTACAGATGCCGGTGGAGGACCTGCTCGACATCAAGTTCAGGCTCTTCGATGGCTCCGATTTGGGCCCTTTTCGATACTCCTCGGCCTCCACCGTCGATATGCTTAAGCAGAGGGTCGTCTCTGATTGGCCCAGAGGTTGGTCCCTCTGCTCATCTATTAACCCCGGCTTCTTATTTTATGATTCCCTATTCGGTTTCTCAATCTTTTATAGTatttgactctctctctctctctctctctctctctctctctctctctctctctctctctctctctctctctctctctctctctctctctctctctcgattgattagtaatttattaaattcacatttatttacttgtttttcttttatttcttatcAATTTTTCCAATTTGTTCTATGCATGATCATTTTGTAGACATTCAAACGTGAAGAATTTAAAACCGGCATTAAAGGTTGCTTGTTGGTTAGCGGCTTTTTGGTTATTTTGTGGGCATTTGGCCGCGTTTCTATTTGATTCTATTTTTTCGTGGAATCGAACCCGGAAGCATTCTATGGGAGatttataagttttaaataacTAAGACGTTTACAgttcttttgaaattttgtaTGAGTCTTTTTGGACCAATGTTCCTTCAGTAAATTCTTTGATATTTGTCTTAAATACACTGATAAAAGCTAGATTGATTCAGGTGACAATGGGGAATGTCTTTCATCCGGGcttgtattttgatttttcttaaatGCTTTTCCTATCCATAGGTAAAACAATCGTACCAAAGGCAGCGAATGAAGTGAAACTAATCAGTTCTGGTAAAATCTTGGAAAACAATAAGACCGTTGGTCAGtgtagaatgccttttggtgaCAGTGGCGGAGGTGTTGTAATAATGCATGTTGTCGTACAGCCATCTCTTTCAAAGACTAAAACAGGTGATTCGCATCTTAAATTAAAGTTATGAATGTTTCAAAGGTTACAAAGACGTTTTTCCTCCTTCATACCATGGCTTCAACATTTAGCTTGAAATCGGTCTATGAACTTGCTTCTGATAGTGGATAATGTTTTCAGTTCCGACTTGAACTCCATTAAATGCAACTTCACTGCTCGATTTGCTTTTACACATTGTTGCCCTATCCTCTAGTTGGTTACTTGCAAATGTCTTGTATGAACCCACATGATTTCTATCTGGTTATGCTTTTTATCATCCTAGGGAAgaatgttttgtttgtttttataagtaagaatttATTGATTCAGAATGCATTGCCAAATCTACTGGATGTACACAAGAGAAAACATATAGCTAGTAAGAAGAAgtagatacaaggaaatcatgaacattAAGCACATTGAAATCTAAAGCTATTTCCCAGAAATACAGTGTGTTGAAAAAGTATCTTCTGAGTTGCTCTATTGAGCATTCCTTATCATTGAAATTCCAATCGTTTCTTTCCCTCAACCACAAAAGGCAGATtgggaccatcttccatattACTACAATCTGCAGGATACCATGAAGACTTCTCCAGCTGGCAAGAAGATCTGCCACCCTACTAGGCATAACCCATACCAATCCAACTCTGCCAAAAATGTCATCCCAGAGGGCCCTGGAAACCTCAATGATGCAGCAAGTGGTCTACTGTTTCACCAATTTTCCTACTCAGACAACACCAGTTTATCACTATAATTCGGTATTTCCATTGGTTGTCCATGGTCATGTATCTTCCCTAACGCCGCTATCCATACAGAAAGCAGTCTTTAAAGGCGCCTAACTCTTCCAAATGTTCCTTAAAGGGAAATGATTACTCTCCTAATCAGTGATGACCCTATAGAATGAACTGACAGAGAATTTCCCTCTTTTAGAGGGACTCCATGACATCATATCTGCTTCTTGAATCCTTGTTTTGGTAGAGTACATTAACTTGAAGAATTAGATTACCccaacttcccaatcatgtgcccCGCTCTAAGGAATCGAACATTCCACTGAATAGAACCTCCCAAAATTTCCAATAACTCAGCCACCGATGCCTCCAGTCTGCTCTCAATCATATATATGGTAGGGAAAGTGTTCTTAACAGCTCTATCACTGCACCAAGTGTTATCCCAAAAACTGATCGTAGAACCATCACCCACCATGAATCTGATGTGTTTGGGAAAAAATCCCTAAACCCTTCTGTTTTTCCACAGGTCCACACCATAAGCACCTTTTACCTCCAAAGAGCACAATCCCCCCAATTACCACCATATTTGGAAGTTATCACCACCTTCCACAATGCCTCCCCCCTCTTGATGATAATGCCATAGCGATTTTCTAAGGAAAGCCCGGTTCAACATCTTTAGATTTTGGATCCCCTACCCACCATATGAGATTGGGCAGCATACCTTAttttaaccccccccccccccccccccccccccccccccaaaaaaaaaaaaaaaagcctcccTCTCCTACCCCATTTCTTGTTACATTTGCCTATTTACTCTCATTGGATAGGGCACCTATTCCTCAGCTTCATGATTGTCCACATCTTGGTCAGCCATGAAGATTGACAGTTGTCAGTATCCTATGTTGATTTTTCTTAGGATTGACAGCTATAAATGTGAACATGGTCAAGCAAGGCTGGATGAATCTTTTTCATTAAACCATGTGCTGTGTCTAGTTCTATCAGTGCTAccatttattagatttttataGTTAATGTCAATATGATGGCTCGTAAACCTTCTTTTCTTATAAGCAaataaaagaagtaaaaaacctcaaaatttgaagtttGGCAGCTTAAAATGCATTGAACCGGAACTATTATGGGGACATTGACTGAGTCAACTTTATGGCATGCATGATTTGTTTTGGCCCAAAGAATTTGATTGTGGTTGGTGGAAGCTGCTTAGTTTGACATTGCATAATGCTTTTGTGTGGACAGaaaagaagattgatgattCACCTAGGAAAATTGTCTGCTCGTGTTCCATCTTGTGAAAGAAACTGTGATATAGTCGAACTGTCGAAGGGTTTACCCTGGTTTCCAAGCTTTAGCTGCAGAAGCATAATGTGTCTGTTGCAGCGCTCCTCAGTACAACTTCATATTCTCGATGAAATGTAATTATGAAAACAATTTCTGTTGTTGATGACCTTAAAGTTCTTTTTCTATCAAAGGGTTGACAGCATCCAGTGGCCTTTGATTTCTACAACCATGAATTaagcaccttttttttttcttttttctttttttcttttctctttttttaattttttggtcaTTTCTACAACAAAGGTGTATACATCTGTCTGTGTAAAGACGAAATCTGCAACGAAATTTCAATGAGAATTGAGAATGCACGTCTGATTATTCTGGATTCTTTAGAGGCTGGGTTTGATTCTATTATTGGTTACTAATTTAAGAATGGgaagttaaaaacttaaaaagtatctttatttatttcccCTTACGGTGTTTTTGCAATAATAAAAACAGGGGCAATGATAGGCTTATTCCTCTTACCATTtactattatctttatttattttaaatttttttattatttatttaatttaatggttaaggaattgattattagtaaagtatattttttttaattttttcttcatgattaaagatgttaaaaaaatacttaaaataaaataataaagaaaataaaagtttcaaattttcaaatacatTATACGGTAGTAGGTAGTAGGAAGTATATCATCATCCAACAAACAAATTTGGTATAATTAAATCAGTTACAAACACGAAACATGAATATTGTGATGAGTTTAACTTCAAAGAGGATCGGGTGCTTATTCACGTTTTACACCATCCAATTACAAGCCGACACATAGGTGATTTACGTAAGAATAAGTAGGTGCGATGGCTATGAATCATTTCTCCCTTCTACCCTTTCTCTTTGACAgtctcctctcctctctcccttttctctttcGACGGAACCCtccattttctctctccctaTATTGCAGCCATACATGAATTATAATAAGCAACAAAATCGCCTTTAAGCAACAAAGACACTCAAAAAATTCATCCAATCAAAACCTCTTAAGCAATAAATTCACACATCCAGCCCCTAAAATACACCCAGTCAACTACTTATAGACTAACAACTATATCCAATCAACTACTTAATAGAGCAACAAATACATCCAACCCCAAAAATATACTATAAACATCAAATATTAACCTTAGTTACAGAGTAACTCGCCGGCCAACGGAGATCAAGTGACTGAGTGGTGAGAAAGAGTTGAGATACTTGAGTGAGAGACAGAGGGAGGGGCCTGAGAATCGAACCTTcggaggagagggagagaggggggTTGGGGGAGAGGAAGATGATGAAATTAATTGTGATTCTCTACGTgcaattatattctttaatttggTAGAATCCTTACGTGTTATGTAATTTTCAGTGGGTGTAAAACAAAGAAACTCACACATTCAGCTCCTAGCGCCTCCCTATTGTGATCCCAGCAAGCTCTGTAGATTctttaatatcatttcatttatatttcattAAGTAAGATATgatacatttattattattaaatgatcatttattatgtctttttattattaaataatgataaatacataatattatatataataagatacaaGTGAGATAATGGTATGGTATATGACATTACTCCCCTCAAATAAGCTGTAATCCTATACCATGTGAAACTACTGTATATAAAGAAGATTGTTTACTCATAGATTTGTTTGAAATATCCAATCTTGGCGAGGTTACACGTCTTCAAAAAATTTCTGATGTAAAGGCTGGGAAACAAGCATTATgaggaatatatatttttttttaacaatcaagtagacttcattaaaaaagtagaaaaaataatatatgaagaGAGGGTAAGATTTCTCAACAAACGCCCCAGAACAATAACAACAGTGCAAaaaggtaaataaaaaaaataaagaaaacaattttagcgattaatttcttaatttttacacAATGTCCTACCAAAAGGATGCTGTCTTAAAAGACGGTAATAAGACATTCGCAATAAATTGCAAATAGCTCCACTAAAAGTGGTGAGAGTGGAGGCTACACTGTTGTTTATTGTTTTGAGGTAATTTTTGAAGAGATTTCCTTTTTTCAAAATCACCGGTTaggaaaagcaaaaactagTAAAAAGTATCCCGAGGAATATACTTAGCTATGTTAGATACGCTTTTTTAGTGTACAAATGGAGTTTATTTCTTTCAGAGTTgtccaattttttcaaacaaaatgagTGAAATTTGgatatcttaaaattattaatctAGATATGAGGTTTACAGAAAATACCTAATTTAAATTCTCGCGGTAATAGATtgataatattcacaaaatggCTTTATGAATgtataaaacaaataattgagATTCTCTACATGCAATTCGATTCAGGCCTTCGAAGGAGAGAGAGGACAGGGGGATAAAGATgatgaaattaattaagattCTCTACATGCAATTCAATTCTTCAATTTGGTAGAATCTTTACATGTTATGTGATTATTTGTGGGTGTAAAAAAAGAAACTCACCCATCCAGCTACTAGCGCCTCCTATTGTGATCCCAGCAAGCTCTGTagatttttaaatagaaaattttatacattatattatcatctcacttgcatctcattaaataagatatgacatatttatcaccattaaataattatttattatatatttttttatcattaaatagtaataaatacgtcacatcatatataataaaatggtGGTatggtatataatattactcgtaTCAATCTTGACGAGATTTTGCTCATAGGTTTGTTTGAAATATCCAACCTTGACGAGGTTACACGTCTTCAAAAAATTTCTTATGTAAAGGCTGGAAAACAAGCATTCCGAGGAATATACtcagtaatgttagatacactTTTTTAGTGTACAAATggagtttatttttttcagaattgtccaattttttcaaatgaaatggGTGAAATTTGgatatcttaaaattattaatcaAGATATGAGGTTTTCATAAAATGACATCCTGATATTAGATTTATTCTACTTTTATCACTCggattatcttatttttttaaaagaaaaaataaatattgataatCAATGTCACTCCATTATAGTGGgataaaaatagaatatgaGTGTGATGTATATAGTTTTTTTGTACAAAAAATAGGGAAAATGTTATGAGTATTAATGTTAAATACTCTACTCAATATCTTACTTCCATTCCGCTATATAAATTAAGACATTTTTATCATCTTttgatcttctttttttttttttttttcataaagggATTCTAAAGTTCATAGGCAATGTCACCTTACCAAAGTTAGATAATTAGACATGAGATCATGGTGGGTAGAGTTTTTCTAATGTTACATTCAGAatga
This window harbors:
- the LOC122289870 gene encoding membrane-anchored ubiquitin-fold protein 3-like, whose translation is MPVEDLLDIKFRLFDGSDLGPFRYSSASTVDMLKQRVVSDWPRGKTIVPKAANEVKLISSGKILENNKTVGQCRMPFGDSGGGVVIMHVVVQPSLSKTKTEKKIDDSPRKIVCSCSIL